The Haloprofundus salinisoli genome includes a region encoding these proteins:
- a CDS encoding NAD(P)-dependent oxidoreductase — translation MTTNPDVVVLREGTEGLSMEPYAEVLRERLPDQTVALARTPKQERELVAEARIVTGISVDEELLARAERLELFACTFAGTDHLPMDALADRGVAVTNAGGIHAPGIAEQAIGNILTFTRRLHEGWRRKQRSEWRHFQSHEFTGSTVTVIGLGSIGEALVQRLQGFEVDTIGVRYTPEKGGPTDEVVGFDEDAIHDALSRSEYVVLACPLNDLTRGLIGEEEFATMGPDAVLVNTARGGIVDTDALVSALRWNKIRGAALDVTDPEPLPADHPLWDLENCLITPHTGGHTPNHWDRLADIVAENVDRLDAGGELVNQLLAPESA, via the coding sequence ATGACCACAAATCCCGACGTCGTCGTCCTCCGCGAGGGGACGGAAGGACTCTCGATGGAACCGTACGCCGAGGTGCTGCGTGAACGCCTCCCGGACCAGACGGTCGCGCTCGCTCGAACGCCGAAACAGGAACGCGAACTCGTGGCGGAAGCGCGAATCGTCACCGGAATCAGCGTCGACGAGGAACTGCTCGCGCGCGCCGAGCGCCTCGAACTGTTCGCCTGCACGTTCGCCGGTACCGACCACCTGCCGATGGACGCGCTCGCCGACCGCGGCGTCGCCGTCACCAACGCGGGCGGCATCCACGCGCCCGGTATCGCCGAGCAGGCCATCGGAAACATACTCACCTTCACCCGTCGACTCCACGAAGGGTGGCGACGAAAGCAGCGTTCGGAGTGGCGTCACTTCCAGTCGCACGAGTTCACGGGGAGCACGGTCACCGTCATCGGTCTCGGCTCGATCGGTGAGGCGCTCGTCCAGCGCCTGCAGGGATTCGAGGTCGACACCATCGGCGTCCGTTACACCCCCGAGAAGGGCGGGCCGACCGACGAGGTCGTCGGCTTCGATGAGGATGCGATTCACGACGCGCTCTCGCGCAGCGAGTACGTCGTTCTCGCCTGTCCACTCAACGACCTGACCCGCGGCCTCATCGGTGAGGAAGAGTTTGCGACAATGGGGCCCGACGCGGTGCTCGTCAACACCGCCCGCGGCGGCATCGTCGATACCGACGCGCTCGTCTCGGCGCTGCGCTGGAACAAGATTCGCGGCGCTGCACTGGACGTAACCGACCCCGAACCACTGCCGGCCGACCATCCGCTGTGGGACCTCGAAAACTGCCTCATCACGCCACACACGGGCGGTCACACGCCGAATCACTGGGACCGTCTCGCCGACATCGTCGCCGAGAACGTCGACCGCCTCGACGCGGGCGGCGAACTGGTGAACCAACTACTCGCACCGGAGTCGGCCTGA
- a CDS encoding FAD-binding and (Fe-S)-binding domain-containing protein, which produces MTTNDPSADPRATYDYVGGDVARSGLVRDLESRVDGDVRFDEYTRQLYATDASAYEVVPLGVVFPTSTADVAAVVDYCARREIPVLPRGGGTSLAGQAVNEAVVLDFSRYMDAVVSVDPDEERATAQAGTVLADLNERAAPHGLKFAPDPAAGNRSVLGGAIGNNSTGAHSLKYGKTDYYVEKAEVVLADGTVTTFGEIKLSELREKADPDSSAWGDDGPESGLLPRIYAEVVRIFDEEADEIDARYPELKRNVSGYNLDMLVDEARGERRTPDDSGIDPESEAGSVNLARLLAGSEGTLAIVTEATVSLEPIPETKAVALLTYEDVYDAAADVAAILGHDPAAVELIDDVLIDLALETAEFHDVAASLPEGTRGALLVEFYADSEADGRQQVADLLAARVPSATPETTPSEGVELDDDARAFAALEAHDAEERAGLWKMRKAAAPILLSRTTDEKHISFIEDCAVPAERLPEYVDRFREVIDDYDANTSFYAHAGPGVLHVRPLVSTKTVEGLEAFERIADSVTDFVVEFGGSVSGEHGDGRARSQWNRKLYGDRLWRAFRDLKTAFDPDWLLNPGQVCGYDESEALPADAPSRANVVSMTENLRFDPDYEFDPDFDPTLEWENANGFRGMAELCHGCGGCRGKQDTTGGVMCPTYRAADEESLSTRGRANMLRQAMSGDLSEESHDVEFMREVVDLCVGCKGCARDCPSEVDMAKLKAEVEHAHHERHGASLRDRLFSEVDRLNALGSAFAPLANLAPKLPGVRTILEKTVGIARERSLPTFHRETFVDWFEERGGSRVPVSAADRRALLFPDTYTNYNHPEAGKAAVRVLEAAGVHVALPDGVTSTGRPAHSKGFLDRSRERAETNVAALSPRIADGWDVVLVEPSDAVMLQSDYLDLLGGSLATNGISVADVEAVAVNTYGVMEYLNTFRLDEALPPSAPAESLTYHGHCHQKATRKDHHAVGVLRRVGYEVDPLDSGCCGMAGSFGYEAEHYSMSEAIGRILYDQVDASGGEVVVAPGASCRTQLGDRGESVPEPPHPVEKVAEALER; this is translated from the coding sequence ATGACTACGAACGACCCCTCAGCCGACCCGCGCGCGACGTACGACTACGTCGGCGGCGACGTCGCCCGCTCCGGTCTCGTCCGGGACCTCGAATCGCGCGTCGACGGCGACGTGCGCTTCGACGAGTACACGCGCCAGCTGTACGCGACCGACGCCTCCGCCTACGAGGTCGTTCCTCTCGGCGTCGTCTTCCCGACTTCGACCGCGGACGTCGCCGCCGTCGTCGACTACTGTGCGCGGCGGGAGATCCCTGTCCTCCCGCGCGGCGGCGGCACGAGTCTCGCTGGACAGGCCGTCAACGAGGCGGTCGTTCTCGACTTCTCCCGATACATGGACGCCGTCGTCTCCGTCGATCCCGACGAGGAGAGAGCGACCGCGCAGGCCGGAACGGTTCTCGCGGACCTGAACGAGCGCGCCGCCCCACACGGACTGAAGTTCGCGCCCGACCCGGCGGCGGGCAACCGGAGCGTCCTCGGCGGTGCCATCGGAAACAACTCGACCGGTGCGCACTCGTTGAAGTACGGCAAAACCGACTACTACGTCGAGAAAGCAGAGGTCGTCCTCGCCGACGGGACGGTGACCACGTTCGGCGAGATCAAGTTGTCGGAGCTCCGCGAGAAGGCCGACCCCGATTCGTCGGCGTGGGGCGACGACGGCCCCGAAAGCGGCCTCCTGCCGCGCATCTACGCCGAAGTCGTCCGCATCTTCGACGAGGAGGCCGACGAGATAGACGCCCGGTACCCGGAGCTGAAGCGCAACGTCTCGGGGTACAATCTCGACATGTTGGTCGACGAGGCCCGCGGCGAGCGCCGGACGCCCGACGACTCGGGCATCGACCCCGAAAGCGAAGCCGGGTCCGTGAACCTCGCGCGCCTGCTCGCCGGGAGCGAGGGGACGCTCGCAATCGTCACCGAGGCGACCGTCTCGCTCGAACCGATTCCCGAAACGAAGGCGGTCGCGCTTCTGACCTACGAGGACGTCTACGACGCCGCCGCCGACGTCGCGGCTATCCTCGGACACGACCCCGCCGCCGTCGAGCTCATCGACGATGTGCTCATCGACCTCGCACTGGAGACCGCCGAGTTCCACGACGTGGCCGCGTCGCTCCCGGAGGGGACGCGCGGCGCCCTACTGGTCGAATTCTACGCTGACTCCGAGGCGGACGGTCGCCAGCAAGTCGCCGACCTCCTCGCCGCGCGGGTCCCGTCGGCGACCCCCGAAACGACGCCTTCTGAGGGGGTCGAGCTCGACGACGATGCCCGCGCGTTCGCGGCGCTGGAAGCGCACGACGCCGAGGAGCGCGCCGGCCTCTGGAAGATGCGGAAGGCGGCCGCGCCCATTCTGCTGTCGCGGACGACCGACGAGAAGCACATCTCGTTCATCGAGGACTGCGCGGTGCCCGCCGAGCGACTCCCGGAGTACGTCGACCGGTTCCGCGAAGTTATCGACGACTACGACGCGAACACGAGTTTCTACGCTCACGCCGGTCCGGGCGTCCTCCACGTCCGTCCGCTCGTCAGCACCAAGACCGTCGAAGGACTGGAGGCGTTCGAGCGTATCGCCGACTCGGTGACCGACTTCGTCGTCGAGTTCGGCGGTAGCGTCTCGGGCGAACACGGCGACGGTCGCGCCCGTTCTCAGTGGAACCGGAAACTGTACGGCGACCGCCTCTGGCGAGCGTTCCGCGACCTGAAAACCGCGTTCGACCCCGACTGGCTGTTGAATCCGGGCCAGGTCTGTGGCTACGACGAGTCCGAGGCGCTGCCGGCGGATGCACCCTCGCGGGCGAACGTCGTCTCGATGACGGAGAACCTGCGATTCGACCCCGACTACGAGTTCGACCCCGACTTCGATCCGACGCTCGAGTGGGAGAACGCGAACGGCTTTCGGGGAATGGCCGAGCTCTGTCACGGCTGCGGTGGCTGTCGCGGGAAGCAAGACACCACGGGCGGAGTGATGTGTCCGACCTACCGCGCCGCCGACGAGGAGAGCCTCTCGACCCGCGGCCGAGCGAACATGCTCCGGCAGGCGATGAGCGGCGACCTCTCCGAGGAGAGCCACGACGTCGAGTTCATGCGCGAAGTCGTCGACCTCTGCGTCGGGTGTAAGGGCTGTGCGCGCGACTGTCCCAGCGAGGTCGACATGGCGAAGCTCAAAGCCGAGGTCGAACACGCCCACCACGAGCGCCACGGCGCGAGTCTCCGCGACCGTCTGTTCTCGGAGGTCGACCGCCTCAACGCCCTCGGATCGGCGTTCGCACCCCTTGCGAACCTCGCACCGAAGCTTCCGGGCGTGCGGACGATACTGGAGAAGACCGTCGGCATCGCGCGAGAGCGGTCGTTGCCGACGTTCCACCGCGAGACGTTCGTCGACTGGTTCGAAGAGCGCGGCGGCTCCCGCGTTCCGGTGTCGGCGGCCGACAGACGGGCGCTGCTGTTTCCGGATACGTACACGAACTACAACCATCCCGAGGCAGGGAAGGCGGCCGTTCGCGTGCTCGAAGCGGCGGGTGTCCACGTCGCGCTCCCCGACGGCGTCACGTCGACCGGCCGTCCCGCCCACTCGAAGGGGTTTCTCGACCGCTCGCGGGAGCGAGCCGAGACGAACGTGGCGGCGCTGTCTCCTCGCATCGCCGACGGCTGGGACGTCGTGCTCGTAGAGCCGTCGGACGCGGTGATGCTCCAGTCGGACTATCTCGACCTGTTAGGCGGGTCGCTGGCAACAAACGGAATCTCCGTCGCGGACGTCGAAGCGGTAGCGGTCAACACCTACGGCGTGATGGAGTACCTCAACACGTTCCGCCTCGACGAGGCGCTACCGCCGTCGGCACCCGCCGAGTCGCTGACCTACCACGGCCACTGTCATCAGAAGGCGACGCGGAAGGACCACCACGCCGTCGGCGTCCTGCGGCGCGTCGGCTACGAGGTCG
- a CDS encoding amidohydrolase — MAESVRARLSELRRELHRYPEPGWCEFQTTARLVEELRTIGVDELAVGPEAYDPDDRMAVPSDDRVEAWYDRARERGVDDDLLEKMAGGNTGAIAVLDRGEGPTVGLRVDIDGLFIEESDDGDHVPAAEGFRSETGETMHACGHDTHMTWGLATVEAIANSEFEGRLVAFFQPAEEVSGGGCPMAKSEYAEGLDYLFAVHVGLDHPTGEVVAGIERPLAMCHVEVDIAGTSAHAGKAPQDGDNAIQALGTAIQNVYGIPRHADGMTRINVGRIEGGTASNIIAEDVGAVAEARGETTALMEYAKEELTRTFETAAEMHGCAADVTIASESPRADSDPELVDVVADVARDVGGVDTVVPTADFGASEDATFLMQRVQREDGLASYLIVGTDHPTSHHTPTFDVDERSLETGVELLTESILAVAEDGP; from the coding sequence ATGGCCGAGTCTGTACGAGCGCGACTGAGCGAGTTGCGACGAGAGCTCCACCGGTATCCGGAACCCGGCTGGTGCGAATTCCAGACGACCGCGCGGCTCGTCGAGGAACTCCGGACTATCGGGGTCGACGAACTCGCGGTCGGACCGGAGGCGTACGACCCCGACGACCGGATGGCCGTTCCGTCCGACGACCGCGTCGAAGCGTGGTACGACCGGGCCCGCGAACGCGGTGTGGACGACGACCTCCTCGAGAAGATGGCGGGCGGCAACACGGGCGCCATCGCCGTCCTCGACCGCGGCGAGGGGCCGACGGTCGGTCTCCGCGTCGACATCGACGGGCTGTTCATCGAGGAGTCTGACGACGGCGACCACGTCCCGGCCGCGGAGGGGTTCCGTTCGGAGACCGGCGAGACGATGCACGCCTGCGGCCACGACACCCACATGACCTGGGGGCTCGCCACCGTGGAAGCGATAGCGAACAGCGAGTTCGAGGGCCGACTCGTCGCGTTCTTCCAGCCCGCCGAGGAAGTCTCCGGAGGCGGCTGTCCGATGGCGAAAAGCGAGTACGCCGAGGGACTCGACTACCTGTTCGCCGTCCACGTCGGACTCGATCACCCGACCGGCGAGGTCGTTGCCGGCATCGAGCGACCGCTGGCGATGTGTCACGTCGAGGTCGACATCGCAGGCACGTCAGCGCACGCCGGGAAAGCGCCGCAAGACGGAGACAACGCGATTCAAGCGCTCGGAACCGCCATCCAGAACGTCTATGGTATCCCGCGGCACGCCGACGGGATGACCCGCATCAACGTCGGGCGAATCGAAGGCGGAACGGCGAGCAACATCATCGCCGAAGACGTAGGGGCGGTCGCCGAGGCCCGCGGCGAAACGACGGCGTTGATGGAGTACGCCAAGGAAGAGCTCACACGGACGTTCGAGACGGCCGCGGAGATGCACGGCTGTGCGGCCGACGTGACCATCGCGAGCGAGAGCCCGCGCGCCGATAGCGACCCCGAACTCGTCGACGTCGTCGCCGACGTCGCCCGGGACGTTGGCGGTGTCGACACCGTCGTCCCGACTGCTGATTTCGGCGCGAGCGAGGATGCGACGTTCCTGATGCAGCGCGTACAACGGGAGGACGGACTCGCGTCGTATCTCATCGTCGGTACCGACCACCCGACGAGTCACCACACGCCGACGTTCGACGTCGACGAGCGCAGCCTCGAAACCGGCGTCGAACTGCTCACGGAGTCGATTCTCGCCGTCGCGGAGGACGGACCGTGA
- the ilvA gene encoding threonine ammonia-lyase, which yields MSSPSGDSDASGSSGDVPSAADIVTVDDVEAARERLADAVHRTPLDGSTTLAERSDADAVGLKLENVQRTGSFKIRGAYNAMAQLSEGEKEAGVVAASAGNHAQGVALAGRLLDVDATIVVPEVTPAAKIEATRGYGADVVVEGGDYERSYEHALELADEKELAFVHPFDDECVIAGQGTVGLELVEQMPDVDTVLVSIGGGGLISGIATVMKAHDQTIRVVGVQPEGAAHAKPSLERDEIHMLSEVDTVAEGIADARLLEKTFAVVRERVDDVVSVSDADIAVATTLLAERAKTVAEAAGAAPVAALLSGAVEVDGERVAAVVSGGNANLTDHAELCRVGLERLGRYAEVRLELDGWPTVLGGVTDVVEKEGAELGVLERTRRTAVADLNRTPVRLGVEGSGLDHLRNVVAALDALDGVSVVRHSLDTEI from the coding sequence GTGAGTTCACCGTCCGGAGACTCCGACGCGTCCGGCTCATCCGGCGACGTACCGTCCGCCGCCGACATCGTCACCGTCGACGACGTCGAGGCCGCCCGCGAACGCCTTGCGGACGCTGTCCACCGGACGCCGCTCGACGGGTCGACGACGCTCGCAGAGCGCAGCGATGCTGATGCGGTCGGACTCAAATTGGAGAACGTCCAGCGGACGGGGTCGTTCAAGATTCGCGGCGCGTACAACGCGATGGCCCAACTCTCGGAGGGAGAGAAGGAGGCCGGTGTGGTCGCCGCCAGCGCCGGCAACCACGCACAGGGGGTCGCACTCGCCGGACGGTTGCTCGACGTCGACGCAACTATCGTCGTTCCAGAGGTGACCCCGGCAGCGAAAATCGAGGCGACCCGCGGTTACGGGGCCGACGTCGTCGTCGAGGGTGGCGACTACGAACGTTCGTACGAGCACGCGCTGGAACTCGCCGACGAGAAGGAACTGGCGTTCGTCCACCCCTTCGACGACGAGTGCGTCATCGCCGGCCAGGGGACCGTCGGTCTCGAACTCGTCGAACAGATGCCCGACGTGGACACCGTCCTCGTCTCCATCGGCGGGGGCGGACTGATTTCGGGTATCGCAACGGTGATGAAAGCCCACGACCAGACCATCCGCGTCGTCGGCGTCCAACCCGAGGGGGCCGCCCACGCCAAACCCTCGCTCGAACGCGACGAGATACATATGCTCTCGGAGGTCGACACCGTCGCCGAAGGTATCGCCGACGCCCGACTGCTGGAGAAAACGTTCGCCGTCGTCCGCGAGCGCGTCGACGACGTCGTCTCGGTGAGTGACGCCGACATCGCCGTCGCCACGACATTACTCGCCGAGCGGGCGAAGACGGTCGCCGAGGCAGCGGGTGCGGCCCCGGTCGCGGCGCTGCTCTCGGGAGCGGTCGAGGTTGACGGCGAGCGAGTCGCTGCGGTCGTCTCCGGCGGGAACGCGAATCTCACCGACCACGCCGAACTGTGTCGGGTCGGCCTCGAACGACTCGGTCGCTACGCCGAGGTCCGCCTGGAACTCGACGGATGGCCGACGGTTCTCGGCGGCGTGACCGATGTCGTCGAGAAAGAAGGGGCGGAACTCGGCGTGTTAGAACGCACCCGACGCACGGCGGTCGCCGACCTCAACCGGACACCAGTTCGCCTCGGCGTCGAGGGGAGCGGCCTCGATCACCTCCGCAACGTGGTGGCCGCACTCGACGCGTTGGACGGAGTCAGCGTCGTAAGGCACAGCCTCGACACGGAGATATAG
- a CDS encoding aminotransferase class III-fold pyridoxal phosphate-dependent enzyme, protein MNRDTAEPDTAALPGPNAREWIEFHTEHAAPSEYSHEFVWDVTAEADGPFVTDVDGNVLLDFTCHIGAAPLGYNNEKILSKLREFDLVEPMKIAGQDMYFGAGADPDTAEFPGASHLMEKLVDVSSQYGMDTVFLSNSGAEAVENAVKITHDRNPTAKYAYAFDGSFHGRTLGTLSLTFSKSVYTRHYPEIAGVRTIPFCDCADANNCNCGFVRKNGSQLRNALEPEGGHVDPDEVAFAILEPIQGVGGYRFPNEEFMAEVGDVCETYDIPLVVDEIQSGIGRTGEMWASDHYPIEPDVIASAKALRVGATISKTDIFPKEKNRLGSTFGGGDLLASMQGAFTLEAIEEHDLLENATERGRQAKELLRDDAPDHVDDIRGKGLMLAVEFDTKERRDAVVQAALKRGLLTLGCGKKTVRLLPPLDSTEREIALGIDIFTEAMDDVASKALA, encoded by the coding sequence ATGAACAGGGATACCGCGGAGCCCGATACAGCTGCGCTTCCCGGACCCAACGCGCGCGAGTGGATCGAGTTTCACACCGAACACGCCGCCCCAAGTGAGTACTCCCACGAGTTCGTCTGGGATGTGACTGCCGAGGCCGACGGCCCGTTCGTCACCGACGTTGACGGCAACGTCCTCCTCGACTTCACCTGCCATATCGGCGCGGCTCCGCTCGGCTACAACAACGAGAAAATCCTCTCGAAACTCCGCGAGTTCGACCTCGTTGAGCCGATGAAGATCGCCGGCCAGGACATGTACTTCGGCGCGGGAGCGGACCCCGACACCGCAGAGTTCCCCGGCGCGAGCCACCTGATGGAGAAACTTGTCGACGTGTCGAGCCAGTACGGAATGGACACGGTTTTCCTCTCGAACTCCGGCGCGGAAGCCGTCGAGAACGCCGTGAAGATCACGCACGACCGCAACCCGACTGCGAAGTACGCCTACGCGTTCGACGGGAGTTTCCATGGTCGAACCCTCGGGACGCTGTCGCTCACGTTCTCGAAGTCGGTTTACACCCGCCACTACCCCGAAATCGCCGGCGTCAGGACGATACCGTTTTGCGACTGCGCCGACGCGAACAACTGCAACTGCGGGTTCGTTCGTAAGAACGGCTCGCAGTTACGGAACGCGCTCGAACCCGAGGGCGGTCACGTCGACCCCGACGAGGTCGCCTTCGCCATCCTCGAACCGATTCAGGGCGTCGGCGGCTACCGCTTCCCGAACGAGGAGTTCATGGCCGAGGTGGGCGACGTCTGCGAGACGTACGACATCCCGCTCGTCGTCGACGAGATCCAGTCGGGCATCGGGCGAACCGGCGAGATGTGGGCGTCGGACCACTACCCCATCGAGCCCGACGTCATCGCGAGTGCGAAGGCACTGCGCGTCGGCGCGACCATCTCGAAGACGGATATCTTCCCCAAGGAGAAGAACCGCCTCGGGTCGACGTTCGGCGGCGGCGACCTCCTCGCCTCCATGCAAGGGGCGTTCACGCTCGAAGCCATCGAGGAACACGACCTCCTGGAAAACGCGACCGAGCGCGGCCGTCAAGCCAAGGAGCTGTTACGCGACGACGCGCCCGACCACGTCGACGATATCCGCGGCAAGGGACTGATGCTCGCCGTCGAGTTCGACACCAAGGAGCGTCGTGACGCCGTGGTTCAGGCGGCGCTGAAACGCGGCCTGCTCACCCTCGGCTGCGGAAAGAAGACGGTTCGTCTACTGCCGCCGCTGGATTCGACCGAACGCGAGATAGCACTGGGAATCGACATCTTCACCGAGGCGATGGACGACGTCGCCTCCAAGGCACTGGCTTAA
- a CDS encoding BCCT family transporter gives MSASDGTGPVGRFREELDPVVFLFGATLTVGLIALYFVRPGLVQLGINTANGVMNQYLNWALLVIVFLVVVFLLFLIVGPWGNATLGDEPPEYSFLSFFAMLYSAGFAAGVVFWGPTEALFYYDNPSPLFDVSAGSPEAMVIAVQQTLFHWALPQLAVFTIMGIAIGYFAYNYEHIPLRVSSALAPLLGKDNLDGVAAKVVDIIAVFATIGGVATSLGFIGSQFITGLDYQWGIDLGSTGVILVVTMMTLLFTLSMVLGVDRGIRRLSNFNMILFGILTVATFIIGPSVFLVLLGTQAVGGMITDFVSMSLFTGAGAMGAGNPEATEWMNSWTVFYWAWALSWSPFAGLFIARISKGRTVREVAFTGIVATSAATIPWFTVVGGSAVWAQHNNVTDLLGPIGTHGEAVAGYALFEAFPFGSVFMIAFMILVTTFFITSADSSTLAVSMMTTGGKASPSSINRIFWGVVLGMFAAILMTLGGVNALQSAVIITGAPFAFVCLLALLGLVKEFSSNYGRVLLQDRTTLIGSPKKTDQTPTAKKPTTDDD, from the coding sequence ATGAGCGCTTCCGACGGCACGGGACCGGTCGGTCGCTTCCGCGAGGAGCTCGATCCGGTGGTGTTCCTCTTTGGCGCGACCCTGACGGTCGGCCTGATTGCGCTGTACTTCGTCAGACCGGGCCTCGTTCAGTTGGGCATCAACACCGCTAACGGCGTAATGAATCAGTACCTCAACTGGGCACTGCTGGTAATCGTCTTCCTCGTCGTCGTCTTCCTTCTGTTCCTGATCGTCGGCCCGTGGGGCAACGCCACGCTCGGCGACGAACCGCCGGAGTACAGCTTCCTGTCGTTCTTTGCGATGCTGTACTCGGCCGGATTCGCCGCGGGTGTCGTCTTCTGGGGACCGACCGAGGCGCTGTTCTACTACGATAACCCGTCGCCGCTTTTCGACGTGTCGGCCGGGTCACCGGAAGCGATGGTCATCGCGGTCCAACAGACGCTGTTCCACTGGGCGCTCCCGCAGCTCGCAGTGTTCACGATTATGGGAATCGCCATCGGCTACTTCGCCTACAACTACGAGCACATTCCGTTGCGAGTCTCGTCGGCGCTCGCCCCGCTCCTCGGTAAGGACAACCTCGACGGCGTCGCGGCGAAAGTCGTCGACATAATCGCCGTCTTCGCGACCATCGGCGGTGTAGCGACGTCGCTGGGATTCATCGGGAGCCAGTTCATCACCGGACTCGACTACCAGTGGGGTATCGACCTCGGGAGCACCGGCGTCATCCTCGTCGTGACGATGATGACGTTGCTGTTCACGCTGTCGATGGTGCTCGGGGTCGACAGGGGTATCCGTCGACTCTCGAACTTCAACATGATTCTGTTCGGGATCTTGACGGTGGCGACGTTCATCATCGGTCCGTCGGTGTTCCTGGTGCTGCTCGGGACGCAGGCGGTCGGCGGGATGATCACCGATTTCGTCTCGATGAGCCTCTTCACGGGTGCCGGCGCGATGGGTGCCGGAAACCCCGAGGCTACGGAGTGGATGAACAGCTGGACCGTCTTCTACTGGGCGTGGGCGCTCTCGTGGTCGCCGTTCGCGGGTCTGTTCATCGCGCGCATCTCGAAGGGTCGGACCGTCCGCGAGGTCGCGTTCACCGGCATCGTCGCCACGTCGGCGGCGACCATCCCGTGGTTTACCGTCGTTGGTGGCTCGGCCGTCTGGGCCCAGCACAACAACGTCACTGACCTGCTCGGTCCGATCGGAACGCACGGCGAGGCCGTCGCAGGCTACGCGCTGTTCGAGGCGTTCCCGTTCGGTTCAGTGTTCATGATCGCGTTCATGATACTCGTGACCACGTTCTTCATCACGTCGGCGGACTCCTCGACGCTTGCGGTGTCGATGATGACGACCGGCGGGAAGGCCAGCCCCTCGAGCATCAACCGGATCTTCTGGGGCGTCGTCCTCGGAATGTTCGCCGCGATTCTGATGACCCTCGGCGGCGTCAACGCGCTGCAGTCAGCGGTCATCATCACGGGCGCGCCGTTCGCGTTCGTCTGTCTCCTCGCGCTGCTCGGACTCGTCAAGGAGTTCAGCTCGAACTACGGCCGTGTGTTGCTTCAAGACCGGACGACGCTCATCGGGTCGCCGAAGAAGACCGACCAGACCCCGACGGCCAAGAAGCCCACGACCGACGACGACTGA
- a CDS encoding Rid family detoxifying hydrolase: protein MPTQRIVTDDAPRNDNPYSQGVTAGDTLYVSGYGPVDPETGKEVDGDVQSQTERVLENIAAVVDEAGGDGLSDVVKVTVYLTDLDDYDRVNEAYGAMFPGDPPARVCVEVSRLPGDVRVEMDAVAYLG from the coding sequence ATGCCGACCCAACGAATCGTCACGGACGACGCACCGCGCAACGACAACCCCTACTCGCAGGGCGTCACCGCCGGCGACACGCTCTACGTCTCCGGCTACGGACCCGTCGACCCCGAGACGGGCAAAGAAGTCGACGGCGACGTACAGTCACAGACCGAACGAGTGCTGGAGAATATCGCTGCCGTCGTCGACGAGGCGGGTGGTGACGGTCTCAGCGACGTGGTCAAGGTGACCGTCTACCTCACCGACCTCGACGACTACGACCGCGTCAACGAGGCCTACGGCGCGATGTTCCCCGGCGACCCGCCGGCGCGTGTCTGCGTCGAAGTCTCGCGTCTCCCGGGAGACGTCCGCGTCGAGATGGACGCCGTCGCGTACCTCGGCTAA